One part of the Dermacentor andersoni chromosome 2, qqDerAnde1_hic_scaffold, whole genome shotgun sequence genome encodes these proteins:
- the LOC140215866 gene encoding putative nuclease HARBI1 translates to MRGEAVQRHFRMTKSAVRLLCSELAHLLEPRTAGGLSVEDQVLCTLRFFATGSFQSSVNSEATIDMSQSPVSRCIAKVARTIVVVGKERGWMAFPRTASERAALKQGFLQQGRLGGVTGCVDGTFIAIVGPELPPAQKGCDSDLKVLYVDPRFAGSCHDAHVWQYASLRRRIVSGRIAVQDGEYLLDICRRLLLS, encoded by the exons ATGAGGGGAGAAGCTGTTCAGCGGCACTTCCGGATGACGAAGAGTGCCGTCCGGCTACTTTGCAGTGAGCTAGCTCACTTACTGGAGCCGCGGACCGCGGGGGGCCTGAGCGTTGAGGACCAAGTTCTCTGTACCCTCAGGTTCTTTGCAACAGGCAGCTTCCAGTCGTCAGTCAACAGTGAGGCGACGATTGACATGTCGCAGTCACCTGTAAGCCGCTGCATAGCGAAGGTCGCGCGGACCATTGTTGTGGTTGGGAAGGAGCGGGGATGGATGGCCTTCCCCCGCACCGCCAGCGAGCGAGCAGCCCTTAAGCAGGGATTCTTGCAGCAGGGCAGGCTCGGCGGCGTGACTGGGTGTGTGGATGGCACGTTCATCGCCATTGTCGGCCCGGAGCTGCCTCCTGCGCAGAAG GGGTGTGACTCGGACTTGAAGGTACTTTACGTTGACCCGCGGTTCGCTGGCTCCTGTCACGATGCGCACGTGTGGCAGTACGCGTCGCTTCGCCGGCGCATCGTTAGCGGCCGCATTGCCGTCCAAGACGGCGAGTATCTTCTGG ACATCTGCCGCCGCCTCCTTCTGTCTTAG